The Trichomycterus rosablanca isolate fTriRos1 chromosome 6, fTriRos1.hap1, whole genome shotgun sequence DNA segment GCTCTAATGAAGCTCACTTAAAATAGGGTTTACATAGTTACCACTTTATCTTtacataaactaacacatccATTAATTGaattgaatgtttttatttgttatatatcaATATTCATGTGTACAGGACAATGAAAtattttttccacatatcccatcATATTTCATGAGAGGGTTGGCAAAGCCAGGATTTCAACTGTGTTGGATTTTTAGGTCACAGACTGATAGGGATTCCCAGGATTTTCCCCAAGAGCGGAATTCATGATTCCATCAGTTACAACAAGCTGTCTAGGTCCTGCTCAAAcaaagcacaccaccaccaccaccaccaccatgtttgtcTGTTGGCATGATGTTGTTATGGTGGAATGTGGTGTTAGCTTTACAccagatgtaacaggacccatgtCTTTCAAAAAGTTCCACTTTTGACACATCAGTCCATAAAATATTATCGTGAACGTTTCAGGAGTCATTTAGATGTTTTTTGGCAAATACAGACGACCAGTTAGGGATCTTAACTGAGGCAAGTaaggcctgcagttctttagattttttttggtttctcttgtgacctcctggatgagCTGTTGATGTGTTCTTGATGAAATTTTGGTAGGCCAGCCAGTCCTAGGAAGGTTTATCACTGTTCCaggttttctccatttgtggataatggctctcattGTAGTTTGCTGAaagctttgtaaccctttccagactgatAGAGTTCAAGGACTTTTGGATCTGTGGCATCATGTGTTCCTTTCTGagaccttttagcctgctttgcATTGGCAGACAGGTTCTATATTTCTTTGTTTACATATGTTATCTATTAAAAGTAGTAAAATTTAAATCTACTAAATAGTGTTgtacgtacactgatcagctataacattaaaaccacctccttgtttctacactcactgtccattttatcagctccacttaccatatagaaacactttgtagttctacaattactgactgtagtcaatctgtttctctacatacctttttagcctgctttcaccttgttcttcaatggtcaggaccactacagagtaggtgttatttaggtggtggatcattatcagcactgcagtgacactgacatggtggtggtgtgttagtgtgtgttgtgctggtatgagtggatcagacacagcagcgctgctggagtttttaaataccatgtccactcactgtccactctattagacactcctacctagttggtccaccttgtagatgtaaagtcagagacgatcgctcatctattgctgctgtttgacttggtcatcttctagaccttcatcagtggtcacaggacgctgctgacagggcgctgttggctggatatatttttggttggtggactattctcagtccagcagtgacagtgaggtgtttaaaaactccatcagcgctgctgtgtctgatccactcataccagcacaacacacactaacacaccaccaccatgtcagtgtcactgcagtgctgagaatgatccaccacccaaataatacctgctctgtggtggtcctgggagagtcctgacctttgaagaacagcataaaagggggctaacaaagcatgcagagaaacagagggactacagtcagtaattgtagaactactaagtgcttctatatggtaagtggagctgatcaaatggacagtgagtgtagaaacaaggaggtggttttaatgatatggctgatcagtgtataataatgtgaaaatatttacatttacatttatgtaaatgtttatttagcattCCCATCTCACTTAACCCACcactaattattttaatatacattttatatgacTTAACTAACAATAGCTTTTGTTGCTCATTATCAGTTTATTTGCTTGGAGACCTAGTTATGTATGCCAAATGTAGCATAGCTAGCGTGACGGTCTAAATAAGCAAGTGGTTGGTTAAGGTTGGTATTCTACACAGCcgcaacatccagtacagaacaCGTCTGTGCATGCTAATGTTATGCTGTTTGGAAGCCCTTTTGTTCTTCTAAGAGTAACTGGCAAGGTCAGGCTCAGcaaatttaatacaaatttgACTGAcagatatatgtatatatatcttctttgtacatttctttatacatttatatcttCTTCCGGCTCACTATCGTTTGACAGCATTTGTGTTACAGATGCTTTCATTAAATCCCACTAAGATTTTCTATGGGAgttaaatctggagactaagGAGACACCCCAGGATATTCCTGGACTGATtctttaaccaagctttggttgactttgaagtgtgtttgggatcattgtctttaTTGGAAGTCCAATGGTCACCAAGGATTAATTTAATCACAAAAGGCACAAGATTCCTTCAAAAAGTGCCTTGGTATTTTTGTGAGTTCATTATGTCCTTCACATGTTCAAGATGGCCAGTTCCACATGCATGACTGTGAGGATAGAATTGCCTTTCTTTCACCGACAAACTGCTGATCCATGTTATATGCCAAGCAGTTTCAATTTTTTTTCACTCCATAGAACTGTGTTCCAGAACTTTGCAGGCCTATCTCTAATCCTTCTGGCATATTCCAGTCAACCGTTTTAGTGCTTTCTGTTCAAGAGTGGTTTACGTCCTGGAGTTTGGCCATGAAACCTATGATTGTTAAGTGATCTTCTTATGGTTTCCCTGACCAGCCTGTATCAACCAAAACCTTGTCTTTGGaccttgctttatgcacagggcacagtcatgatggaacagaaaggagcctttcccaaactgttgccacaaatgtATGATACACTTTATACTCCTGTTAGTAATGACTGTAGCTGAATCACCTGAATGAAATAATTAGgacgggtgtccaaatacttttggccatatactttATGTATTACTTTGTGTATGATATATGTGCAGTGTTTATGCTATGTATAATGTAAATTTTCTTTTGCAGCTGCTGAGCCATGGCCTGAAAATGCCAAACTTTACCAGCCCCTGAGGGGTAAGTCATACAGAAAGGGTATTTATTACATTAGACACCCAGAACATTATTGACATACTTTTACCAGTTTACATTACCATGACATTACAAGCCATTAATTTTtgatatatacactgcctggccaaaaaaaggtcaccacctggatttaactaagcaaataggtaagagcctcccatttgATAATTACTACCAAtacataaagattggactctggagcaatggaaggtgGTCAGGTGGtctgagtccagatttaccctgttccagagtgatgggcgcatcagggtaagaagaaaggcggctgaagtgatgcacccatcatgcctagtgcctaccgtacaagcctgtgggggcagtgctatgatctggggttgctgcagttggtcaggtctaggttcagcaatgttatgtgcccaaagaatgaggtcagctgactacctgaatatactgaaccaccaggttagtccatcaatggattttttcttctctgatggcacgggcatattccaagatgacaatgccaggattcatcgggctcaaattgtgaaagagtggttcagggagcatgagacatcatttccacacatggattggccaccacagagtccagacctgaaccccattgagaatctttgggatgtgctggagaagactttgcgcagtggtccgaatcttccatcatcaatacaagatcttggggaaaaattaatgcaactctggacagaactaaatgttgtgacattgcagaagcttgtggaaacgatgccacagcgaatgcatgccgtaatcaaagctaaaggcggtccaacgaaatattagagtgtgtgaccttttttttggccaggcagtgtatatatgtcATGCAAACAGCTGTTCAAAGCAAACATCAGGTGTCTTTGCTGGTTTACTTACCTTTTCATTTAGACCCAGGCTTTTATGATGTAATATATTTCAAGCAGCAGTAAATCAGATCTTTTCTACATCATAAATAAGAATTTCCACAAGTGTTTAAAGGATTGTCGTATTTCACAAATGCCGAAAAGTCTCTATGTGATCATTTAGAATTGGATATTGGTAGACCTAATTGCATAGAGTTAAAGTTTGGTTACCTTTATCAGTCTTTGACTGTCCAATGTACATGTTAAAGGTCTCATCACCACATGTACCGACTGTATTATAAGAATTGATCCAGTGGCCTGATTGCAAATCTCTGATGGTACTATTTGACTAAGGAAAATAATGCTTTTGAATGTCTCCCTCACAAAAACTAACAATCATATGAAAAAAGCGTAACTTTTATAAAACTAATTTACACAAAGTATTGTCATGTAAAGAAATCaattaggaaaaaaaaactttttataaGCCACACTAAATTTTACAATGAATAACATTATAAGAGTCTCAATTTTCATAGTGGCTTAAACGTAAATGTATgtagatatttatatttacCAATTAAGTCCCATTACACAGACAAAAcactattactttattatatgTGATTATGATTTTGCTTTTATTCACACTTTTGTTTACTACCTTTTTCCCCCTCAGAGGATCAGATCCTTCTGTCTGATTGTGCTGCATCCCTGGCAGTTCAGGTAAATGATTATAAAACAGAGTTCATTTATCCACACTTTTAGCTGAAATACTGACCTGTGTTTCTGTTTTTAGGCATACCTACGGATGTGTGGCCTACCAGTGCAAGTGTGTTGCCGTTCGAATGCTGAGTACATGTCGCCCTCAGGTAACAGACTGCCCCTGATTTCTGCATTTGACTTTCAGGTTTCATTTCATTATGTTTGAGTCCATTTGGATTGGTGAACTAGATGGACAAATGGGCTTGTAAATAGGCTCTTTATCAAgaaacacacactatactctCTTTAACCTACGACCGCTCATACTGGTGCCTCGGACAGACTGTATGCACCACTTTTGCAGCTGCAAGATGGTAAATCCTCACCCGGCCTTTCCTCTATTAGACATGACAAATTGTGTTTGTCTGGCCACTGGCATTGCTAAGATTTGAATACAAACAACGAATATTGAATTTTTTATGAATTACAAGTATAACAAACTGTGATTGTTACCTTTTAAGACATCTGCTTTGTTAGGCTGGTTAGGCTGCTAGGCACATATTTTACTGGAACATCTTACTGTTTAGGTGAATGCACCTCAGAATTACAGAAGAGTGGATAAAtacaatacaacaatgttttatGTGCTGTTGCTAAATTCTGTCAATACAAGAATCTGAACTGGTAATCTGCAAATAAATATGCAGGAAGTTATACTTAAAGTAATACTGTAAATAATAGTtacatataaatattataaattctTGATTTAGAGTTTTAACTGAAAACACAAATTAGTAAACAAGTTAGAAatatcaaataaacaaaaataacttTATATAGCATAAGGATTACTTATGCAGACATAGCCGAATGCTGTTGTTTGGAATCTGTTCATTAACAGTAAGACTGATGGATGAACTGGtgtcaattattatttttctctttcttcCTATGTAGGGAAGGTTCCTTTTATCCAAGTTGGTAATCAGGTTGTTTCAGAGCTGGGACCGATAGTACAGTTTACAAAAGCCAAGGTAAGACCACATGCATGTTTAAATATCTCTATGGGACCTCAGTATATGTTACGCCAAAAAGCCAAGAACCCCAGAtactaatttaatttaaacaataagcatcaattttttgtaaaattctacacTTAATTCTACATTCGACAGATTTTATCTAGTACATAATTTGCTGGTGTACTGTAGGATGTTTTAAGTAGGGGGTGTGGGGCAAGGGGGAGTTGACTGCCAACTAAATCTAAAGTTGTGACACAATGCAATTGAATGAACACACACAGGAAGAGCTTGGCCACAATGTTATAAAAACTAAAACCTTTTTATTAGCTGCTGTTACAGGTGCTAAATAATAGAACCCTCATTGCAGGGCAGCAGTGTTGTCAGTAATCTCatgttgtatttgtattttgacATTCTGATGGAATTAAGCTTCCAAAAAAGAGATGTTATATCCATTTTGTGCACCATGATTTTTGTGCACTTGCATCACAGTTAGTTGTGACATCTTTTGAATCATAGTGCTTCTGTAAACAGTGAAACAAAGTCTGGATTAAACATGCAACACAGTGTCATGTATCTGGCAACTGTTagattattttaaatgtcagtgtTCTTGATTGACCAATCCACTGTTTAAACAAAATGCTTCCTAAACATTTAATCAATACATAATATAAACTTGCtattaaaaagttttttaatataataatggcaattaaataaataagagagcAGAATATACAGGCTGTTTAACCCAACACGTGCACGttttgcaaataataaaaacataaaataatttcGTATTATATAGCACAAAGAACATGGCTTTGCTGGCTAGCTGGAGGGCTGTATATtaatccacacacacatttttttttttagagtttGCTCGAAATAGTAACCTTGCATAGTTTGAGATCTAATTCAGCACACTatttagtatgtagtatgctATTTGGGAAACAGCAGCTGTCCCCTGCTccatgtgcagcctaatacagcCAGTTTCGTGCTGATATATAATGCTCAAGTGATGCTTCTTATCCATTTCAttagttttactactacttcCCTCAcctatgtatttatgtatgggATGGAGATAATTACCATTAACGTTATGAGTTTGGTTAAGGAAAAAGTACTTTGTGTGCATAGCTTTATCAGTGTTTTAGATAAAATATAGCAGTTTTTTATGCAATATTAACAGAGAGCCTATAGTATTACAAAACATGTTAACATCCAATTGAACTAAAGCTCAGACAGTCAGtatataaagtatattaaaaaaagtataagtatataaaaaataataaaaacacacaaacatgggATGCCTCCATCATCATGCATTTAAGATCATGTTTAATTACACTATTAGAATTTTTCCTCACCACTTTTCTCTCATGTGTTAAAGGGTCACTCTCTGAGTGATGGATTGGATGATGTTCAGAGAGCAGAGATGAAGGCATATATGGAGCTTGTTAACAACATGCTCCTTACAGCAGAGGTAGAAGCTGGCACACAGTCCCTTCACTGTGTTGCAGTTTTATCACTTTTATTAATGCTTGCTGATTAccacttttttaaatattagtgCTGATTGGTTAGTTTGTCTAAAACTAATACTCAAGTCAATACTGAGtatatctttatttctttctagtTGTACATACAGTGGTGTGATGACGCTACAGCTGCAGAGGTATGAGATATCCAAGCACAAGTGCACAAATACATGAGTTGCATATGTAAACATGTATGTAAAGCAGCTACTTTTTATATGATGTTAGACAGACATTTCAAAGGCAAAAACTACTCAGACTTTAATGTTAAGATCAGGGCAACAGTCAGTGAGGTTTGCCATTGTAAACAATGTAACAATGTCCTTCTTCAAGTGCATGAGAGAAtacaaaataaagtcaaaaatgctttttatgttCGGTTCTCTTCACATTCTGGAATCACATTCCCTAGACTAAGTGGAGGCAGCAGGCAAAATCTGAAGCCAAAGATGTTTAATACCAAGGGTCCATTCTACTTGTCTGTCAATTATGTTTAAAGGCATTTGTGTTTGGGACGTGACTTTAGAGAGAACACCAAATAGACAGTTAAATTTCATTGGTTGTTAAGTTTCCTAATGTGCCTTTAACCAAAACAGGTAGCTTAATCAAATATCACTGATGTTCCCTTCAATGCCCAATCCACATAGTGACAATTTCTTGACCAGATGTGCTCACAACAAACCGCTCCTTTGAACATTATCAAAAGGGTGTAGATTGCATTTGTTAAGACAAGGACAATAATTGTATCTACTGAGATAGCAGTCCTATAAGAAGTGCTGCAATTCAGTGGGTTTGCATtttatattacttttttatgAGTCATCTGGGACCTTATCCTCTTTCCTCCCTAAACATGCAGTAGGATGACTGGCATATCTAAACTGTCCATTGGTGTAAGTGCAATAATTTTTTAGCACAATGGCACATTAACATGGATCTTGGCTTTCCTGCCAAAGGTAACTGTCCCTAAGGACTTTTGCTAGTTCTTACCAAGCCTGCTAGGTTTTCACCAGGTTTTGTCCATCTTTCACAAATATGCAAAAGGATTGACTGCTCTAAATTTTCCCATGATCTGAGTGAATAAATAAGCAATGTGTTGTCCTGCGATGATTTGTCCAGTTACATCCTGTGTTCCCGGTTGGTACCAGATCCATCACAATACTGATCAGAATAAATCAGTTAGTGAAAGTGAATgaggaaataaaaaataaaatgtaaatgattaaaatcAAATTTGTACTTGTATTCTATTAGATCACAAGACCACGCTACAGTAGTCCATACTCTTGGCCGCTTAATCACATTCTGGCTTACCAAAAGCAGTGGGAGGTTCGTCGGAAGATGAATGCTATTGGTTGGGGAGGAAAGAACCTAGAACAGGTACGTTTTTGTGAAGAAAAGGTGTTTTATTGACATCTGGTTTGTGATTTATGCTACTTCTAATTTAATTTGagtataaaatgtgtgtgtgtattctttaTTGTCAGGTCTATGAAGATGTTAGTCAGTGCTGTCAGGCTCTCTCACAGAGACTTGGAACCCAGCCCTACTTTTTCAATAAACAGTAAGTGTACATACACaacaaaaacaggcaaaaacgtAATcagatttaataattaaattgtgGCTAAAAGGAGTCATTTAAAAAATGGTTTTATGATTAAATAATTTTAGTTGGATTCGACAAGATGCTTGGTGTCTGATGTTTGATTTCTTTAGTTTTGCAGTGCagctaatatataataaaagtgtattttaaaataTGGTGTGATGTAAATTGCAAATTGGTACACGATGTATTTGAAGGCAGTGTGTGGGCATTAATTAAAAATGGCTTTAGGTTAGAATTCCATTACCTAAGCAGCGGACAGTGGTTTTGACCAGGGATATTTGTCccaattattcagtcagtttttGCTACAACTTTGAACTGTAATTTTTTGAAAAGAAGTAGTAATGGCACTTTTGTAGTGCTAGCTATATCATGTTTCTGTGAGCGTCCACCACTGACAAGTGTAAAAGAAGTGGCTGGCAACTGCACATGTATCAGAGAGGGCACATGATAGTCTGCGGTCGCGTGGTACAAAAGGCAAAGAAATTAAAATTGGATTAGTAGAAAAAAGTTGTAATAAAACCACTTATATTGAGTATAGAATAATAATCATCACTGGAATAATGAGCCTTCTACCTTTACACACTTAAATTGAGTAAAATCATGTATGTTGTTATATTCACAGGCCAACAGAACTGGATGCGCTGGTGTTTGGTCACCTTTTCACAATCCTGACCACACGCCTCACTACTGATGAGCTCAGTGAAAAGATCAAGTCCTACAGCAACCTGCTCTCCTTTTGCCGACGAATTGAACAGACTTATTTTGAGGCGCAGGACAGAGACATTCAGTTGGGGCACTAGTCAAAAGGGATCTAACTTGTGTAAAATCTTAGTTCATGGCACTACCCCAACCTGGTCTGTAAAAAGTATAAGAAGGTAATACAGTGGTAAAAACAAGGTAATTCTAAAGCTTTTATCTCGTTCAAGATTCATTTTTCAGAATTGTATGTATTTGATAAAAGAATTAGCTTGAACAGCACCAACGTTCCTTAGTATTCCAACAATAGTTTTCCACTTATCCATTCACTAATGAGATGCAAAGTTTGTTTATTCCATTGTGGTGATCTctggtttattattatgtacatgTAAGCACTTACAGGAAATAATAAACTTAAATTCCTCTATTTGTGTGCTCTTGTGTTTTGTCATATAAACACTCACTGACCACTTTACTTTTAGGTTCACATATACCCTGTACATACACTAAGTGGCCTAATACACCTAACTGGACTATTTATTGGacggttggtggttcgagctcCACTCtcagtctgctaaatgctgttgaTGTAAAACACAGACTACCATGCAACTATTGTGTTAGTGTaattacagtgctgagaatggtctacTACGTAAATGTTATGAGCAGGGACCATTTTCTACAGAGGTCCAACCCAATAATTGATGGGGTAAAGGAGCattacaaagtgtacagagcaaaatatgggttacagtcagtaactgtatacccacaatAACTATCTATATGGTAAAAACAGCCATGGTTCAAGTAACTTTTGGTagcaatgtaaatgtttatctcTGTGTttagattgttgatgaatgccttcagaactatgcatcgATGTcatctgtgatttatttaataaacacagtacTTATTATAGTGAGTTTTAAATATATTCTAAATATTATCTATACAGAAGCCCTGTGTTCCTGCTTCACATACTGCTGCCACTAAGCTGCTTATGTAAATTGTTATGTACAGTAGCTTGTGAAATACCTAAATAATTTGCAATTCAGCAAtgagaagttttttttttattggcaaTTCTCTCATAAAGTTTGGTACAAAATGGTGAGCACGACCCATCAGTGGTGGAGTCTTTGGTGGATACTTTATGCAATCGTGGTTCCCTTaactgttaccaattcacctgcttattgtgaaatgttttaaaacactgtacTTCAATATTCTATCACCCTTTCACTCTGATTttgcttctgtcccaacttttttgagttttggaggcatcaaattctaaatatgtATATTGAAAAATAGAAGCTATTTtcgtcagttaaataaagatttaagggaaCTGACAAATGACATATTTTGCTTTTTACTGCGTTGTCCCTATTTACAGTTGTCATTTTACTCACAATTTCATTAGTCAGTCCAcctttaaatgttattaaaaggtgaaaaggggtggcacggtggctaagtgggtagcactgtcgcctcacagcaaaaaggtcctgggttcgatccccaggtggggtggtccgggtcctttctgtgtggagtttgcatgttctccccatgtctgtgtgggtttactcctggtgctccagtttccttccacagtccaaagacatgcaagtgaggtaaactggagatactaaattgtccaggaccgtgtttgatataaccttgtgtgaactaatgaaccttgtgtgatgagtaactaccgttcctgtcatgaatgtaaccaaagtgtaaaacatgacgttaaaatcctaataaacaaacaaacaaaaggtgaaAAGAAACGACAGTACCAGGATTAAACCTAAACAAGCAAAGGGTATAAACAGAaccattaaaaattaataaaattaaatattaaataatatggaTTAATAGGCGTTATTCAAATAAGCATATTCAATACATATTGTATGCATATTTTATACGAGTAAATGGGAAAATTAGTTTATAGGACAGGCAGGGCTTTATACTGACTACTTTGTGTAGTTTAGGAGCGCGTTCACGCCAAGCGCGCTCCCGTTTAGCAGCTCCACGTCGACATTCCTTTAAGGGTCGTTGTTGCTTAAGACGAAATGGTTACGCGGTGTGTAAATTTAAATACATGCCGGATACAAAATGTTACCGTTTTGACAAATTGCATTGACTAAAAATACCATAGCTAGGAtaagcttgttttttttctttgttaaaGACGTGCAGCATACATGAAGATCCAAAGAGCTTTGAAAACTTTAGTCATCTGACAGGTTGGTattttgtggtgtttgttttGCTAATTCGTTAAAGACTTTTGTCTACTTAAAATGACCTTGAATAACAAATAAAGCTTTCTACAGAGATTCAGGATTTGATCCCAAGAATCCATGCATTAAAAGCATATGGGCTAtgcatggtttatttagggaaAGTAATTTCAAGTTCAGAATTTTAAGTGTATCTTTATAAAGTGTATTCAAATTTCCTGCCTTTTAGAATTTTAGAATTAAAaggatttttattatattttagggACTTACATGAATGGCTGAATGTGTACCCATCAGCAAACTTATAGCAAAACCATTTCTGAAgactgatgctaactgtgttataCCATGGATATATTTCATTAGTTCATATtcataaaaaattaatattttccaaaaaaaaacctaTAGGAATTTGTGATTCCTATATGTGAGCTTGTATAAATTACCTTAATGTCTTAAGATTTCATTGCAATTTCATGCCCATAATTCAAAAtagtttttatgtttaattgaTTTTGCATGATTGGTTGCAAACTGGGCGTTGTTGAAGATCAACATTTTACCAACGTTTTTTTTTGCAACTGCATATGTAAAGTCCATGTGTTTTAGTACAAAACAGTGCACTGTGACTTTAATAAACTGATCTACTTGCTTTATAAGATCTACTTCAGAagcagaatcagctttattcgccaagtatgtttacacacacaaggaatttgtttccggctgttgttagctctcttaaattaacaaacaatacaaatttACATGCTCGGCATGTatagaaaatacaaaaatagcATGAGATAAATAGTAAAGTAAGATAAGATGCAATtacagcatgtataaagtgcagtgtggcatgtaaacaacagtaaacagcagatcagttttagttattaataataatacttgctTTAATTGTAATAATTGATATGCATAAGACGTGTAATTGCAGCCAACTAGTCTAAATGTAATCTGGGTTCTTTTTCAGGGGCTGGAGAAGGAACCATGTTTGAATGAGCATCGAAACTCCAATCCTTACTCCAGTATGATAAAACAGACATTACATATTAGAGTGTTTTTAAACCTAAAACATGTTGTTAAAGTGATAAGAATTGTGTGAATGGTTGACTGACACATAGAgggttaaattaaataatacagtGCAGAAGTCATTTCTATTTAAAACAGGACCTAAACAAGTGGTTCAGACATAAAAGGAATCTAGAAGGATGTAGTTAATGTAACTATCTTAACAAAACAATTATGCACAATTTACATGCAACGTGCAGATTATTATCAGATAATGACAAGTTCCATGAGAACTATGGAGATTTTCACATAAAACAGGCTAGGCTAAATTATAGTTATGGAGTATCTAACACGTCTGGCCACTAATAAACAATCTCTGATACCGAAATCTGATAATAAAAACTAGCAGATACAGAGAATAAAGCCTATAAGTAGGATGGCTAGGCAGTCTGTTAAGAGTGTGCTAATGTTGTCTACATAATCATAAAGTTTTTCATTTATGTTTGGCTACTGGTAAACAAATCGTCAATAATTTGACAGTCAGCTAAGACCCTGATACTGAAAATTccaattcttttttatttttattttatttttttatgttttcttcatgcattttctcccctttctcaCTTTTagtaccaatgccgatccctgctctgattgagcagaatgaagctaacccacgccccctccgacacgtgggcagcatgccgtatgcattttatcacctgcactttgacgaatGCAGTGCAGCtaagcgttgtgtacggagaggacacacac contains these protein-coding regions:
- the mtx2 gene encoding metaxin-2, with translation MSLAAEAFVSQIAAAEPWPENAKLYQPLREDQILLSDCAASLAVQAYLRMCGLPVQVCCRSNAEYMSPSGKVPFIQVGNQVVSELGPIVQFTKAKGHSLSDGLDDVQRAEMKAYMELVNNMLLTAELYIQWCDDATAAEITRPRYSSPYSWPLNHILAYQKQWEVRRKMNAIGWGGKNLEQVYEDVSQCCQALSQRLGTQPYFFNKQPTELDALVFGHLFTILTTRLTTDELSEKIKSYSNLLSFCRRIEQTYFEAQDRDIQLGH